The Desmonostoc muscorum LEGE 12446 genome includes a region encoding these proteins:
- the ftsH4 gene encoding ATP-dependent zinc metalloprotease FtsH4, with product MTIKEQPKQPRSRIIANVLLAVSGLFLLLNLFLPGLFASGPAGVPYSLFIHQVQEGEVTRASVGQNQILYELKTENGEPGQVFATTPIFDLELPKLLEQKGVEFAATPPPKNTWFTTLLSWVIPPLIFIGIWQFFISRGGGGGSQGVLSIGKSKAKVYVEGESAKITFQDVAGVEEAKTELVEIVDFLKTPARFTQIGARIPKGVLLVGPPGTGKTLLAKAVAGEAGVPFFSISGSEFVELFVGVGSSRVRDLFDQAKKQAPCIVFIDELDAIGKSRSSNGFYGGNDEREQTLNQLLTEMDGFAAGDATVIVLAATNRPESLDPALLRPGRFDRQVLVDRPDLSGREAILKIHAQKVKLGDDVDLKAIATRTPGFAGADLANLVNEAALLAARNHRQTVAQEDFAEAIERVVAGLEKKSRVLSDTEKKIVAYHEVGHAMVGALTTGNGRVEKISIIPRGMAALGYTLQLPTEDRFLMNEAELRGQIATLLGGRSAEEVVFGSITTGASNDLQRATDLAERMVTTYGMSKVLGPLAYQQGQQAMFLGNGAPNPRRAVSEDTAKAIDSEVKEIVETAHEQALEILKQNRDLLEAIATQLLETEVIEGEKLHNLLSQVKPVGNW from the coding sequence ATGACAATTAAAGAGCAGCCTAAACAACCCCGGTCTCGAATTATTGCCAATGTATTACTGGCAGTATCAGGGCTATTCCTGCTTTTAAATCTGTTTTTACCTGGTTTATTTGCTTCTGGTCCTGCTGGGGTTCCCTACAGCTTATTTATTCATCAAGTACAGGAAGGCGAAGTCACCCGTGCTTCCGTCGGTCAAAACCAGATTCTCTACGAATTAAAAACAGAGAATGGCGAACCAGGACAGGTGTTTGCAACTACACCAATCTTTGATTTGGAATTGCCCAAACTCCTAGAACAGAAAGGAGTTGAGTTCGCGGCTACACCTCCACCGAAGAATACTTGGTTTACAACCCTCTTGAGTTGGGTAATCCCACCGTTAATTTTTATTGGCATCTGGCAATTCTTTATTTCACGTGGTGGTGGCGGCGGTTCTCAAGGTGTCCTCTCTATAGGTAAGAGTAAAGCTAAGGTTTATGTTGAAGGTGAATCAGCTAAAATTACCTTCCAAGATGTGGCAGGGGTAGAAGAAGCTAAAACTGAATTAGTGGAAATTGTAGATTTTCTCAAGACTCCGGCACGTTTTACGCAAATTGGTGCGAGGATTCCCAAGGGTGTGCTGTTGGTTGGCCCTCCGGGTACTGGTAAGACACTTTTAGCGAAAGCTGTAGCAGGGGAAGCAGGTGTTCCATTCTTCAGTATTTCTGGTTCGGAGTTTGTGGAACTGTTTGTTGGTGTGGGTTCTTCCAGGGTGCGAGATTTATTTGACCAGGCAAAGAAACAGGCTCCTTGTATTGTATTTATTGATGAATTGGATGCCATTGGTAAGTCTCGTAGCAGTAATGGCTTCTACGGTGGTAACGATGAACGGGAACAAACCCTCAATCAGTTACTAACTGAAATGGATGGGTTTGCGGCTGGGGATGCTACGGTAATCGTCCTTGCAGCTACCAACCGTCCCGAAAGTCTCGATCCTGCATTGCTGCGTCCAGGTCGCTTTGACCGCCAAGTGTTGGTAGACCGTCCTGATTTATCTGGTCGTGAAGCAATTCTCAAGATTCACGCTCAAAAGGTGAAATTAGGAGATGATGTAGATCTAAAAGCGATCGCCACTCGTACTCCTGGTTTTGCTGGTGCAGATTTAGCAAACTTAGTAAATGAAGCTGCATTATTAGCAGCGCGAAATCACCGCCAAACCGTTGCTCAAGAAGACTTTGCTGAAGCCATTGAGCGGGTAGTCGCCGGTTTAGAAAAAAAGAGTCGTGTATTGAGCGATACCGAGAAAAAGATTGTTGCTTACCATGAAGTCGGTCACGCAATGGTAGGGGCGCTAACGACAGGAAACGGTCGTGTAGAAAAGATTTCCATTATTCCCCGTGGAATGGCTGCTTTAGGCTACACCTTGCAATTACCCACCGAAGACCGCTTTTTGATGAATGAAGCAGAACTGCGGGGTCAGATTGCAACTTTGTTAGGAGGACGTTCCGCCGAAGAGGTTGTGTTTGGCAGTATTACAACAGGTGCATCCAACGATTTGCAACGAGCAACTGATTTGGCAGAACGGATGGTGACTACTTATGGTATGAGTAAAGTCTTAGGACCACTGGCTTACCAACAAGGACAACAAGCAATGTTCTTGGGTAATGGTGCCCCTAATCCCCGGCGGGCGGTGAGTGAAGATACAGCCAAAGCCATTGATAGTGAAGTCAAGGAAATCGTGGAAACAGCCCACGAACAAGCCCTAGAGATTCTAAAACAGAATCGAGACTTGCTAGAAGCGATCGCAACTCAACTATTGGAAACAGAAGTCATTGAAGGTGAAAAACTGCATAATCTGTTAAGCCAAGTTAAACCTGTAGGTAATTGGTAA
- a CDS encoding DUF2949 domain-containing protein, protein MKATNQLVHFLEKELAISGKAISLALRHCEQTPNFLAMTLWQYGLITLDQLAQIFDWLEETGDWGLGAGE, encoded by the coding sequence ATGAAAGCCACAAATCAGTTAGTGCATTTTTTAGAAAAAGAGTTGGCTATTTCTGGGAAAGCAATTTCCCTGGCCTTGCGACATTGCGAACAGACTCCCAACTTCCTAGCAATGACCCTCTGGCAATATGGGCTGATAACACTAGACCAGTTAGCTCAAATTTTTGATTGGCTAGAGGAGACTGGGGATTGGGGCTTGGGGGCTGGGGAATAG
- a CDS encoding TOBE domain-containing protein encodes MPRKEQGWVTFQTSEDERKILEEFCEQSQRTKTEILRELVRSLNQHSSAPISLPTKEEKQEDIYTQKPEFETNIPKKSLKVSSRNILKGVIKRVVYGAVNSEVTIEIIHKVELTSIITRASAEELELAEGKEAYAVIKSNDIVIARE; translated from the coding sequence ATGCCAAGAAAAGAACAAGGATGGGTCACATTTCAAACCTCTGAGGACGAGCGGAAGATTCTAGAAGAATTCTGCGAACAGTCTCAACGCACCAAGACTGAGATTCTGCGAGAACTCGTGCGTAGTCTCAATCAGCACTCTTCAGCACCAATATCACTACCAACCAAGGAGGAAAAACAAGAAGATATCTACACTCAAAAGCCTGAGTTTGAAACTAACATTCCCAAAAAATCATTAAAAGTTAGCTCTCGGAATATTCTTAAAGGTGTCATTAAACGAGTTGTTTATGGAGCTGTTAATAGTGAAGTGACTATCGAGATTATTCACAAAGTAGAATTAACTTCGATTATCACCAGAGCTTCCGCTGAAGAGTTGGAACTAGCTGAGGGAAAAGAAGCTTATGCAGTTATTAAGTCTAATGATATAGTTATTGCCAGAGAATAG